From Cygnus atratus isolate AKBS03 ecotype Queensland, Australia chromosome 1, CAtr_DNAZoo_HiC_assembly, whole genome shotgun sequence, the proteins below share one genomic window:
- the TTLL12 gene encoding tubulin--tyrosine ligase-like protein 12 — MSGNGGEDLAAFVALHGAALRASRVPARYWESLHRKLRGEVFDAGDYFGIMQVEEVDEEEEGDEDMGEELKKKPNPGNEPCFKVIVTNENGLQASNPDSIFLVDHAWTYRVEHARQQLLHIPGLLHRMANLMCIDFHGEIPDEGSIEQVLQEMWKYNQTYQLSQGTAEEKVPVWYVMDEFGSRIQHSDQPSFATAPLFYMPQQIAYTVLWPLRDLETGDEVTRDYAYGETDRLIRKCVLLPWVPAGVLDVNCFTPEPSDEHYQAILAENKEKLPIAINPPVYDKDKVFKVFTDIQQVLNSLTHPRFVFTDNEREADILYNFSHFKDYRKLSEERPEVMLNQFPCENLLTVKDCLASISRRAGGPDGPRWLPRTFNLQTELPQFICYFQQRERRGEDNHWICKPWNLARSLDIHITNSLNNIIRHRESSPKVVCKYIENPVLFHREEVGMVKFDIRYVVLLRSIKPLKLYIYNVFWLRFSNRAFSLDDLDDYEKHFTVMNYAPGVTLKQVHCEEFIPLFEKQYPEYPWTTVQANIFKAFAELFEVASAKPAPLGICDYPSSRAIYAIDLMLKWDTSRDGKRIMQPQILEVNFNPDCDRACKYHPTFFNDVFSTLFLDETKNCHVTRIV; from the exons ATGTCGGGGAACGGTGGGGAAGACCTAGCAGCCTTCGTGGCGCTGCACGGCGCCGCGCTCCGCGCCTCCCGCGTCCCGGCGCGCTACTGGGAGAGCCTGCACCGCAAGCTGCGCGGCGAG GTGTTTGATGCCGGTGACTACTTTGGGATAATGCAAGTAGAAGAGGtagatgaggaagaagagggtgATGAAGACATGGGAGAAGaattgaaaaagaaaccaaatccTGGAAATGAGCCTTGTTTCAAAGTTATTGTAACAAATGAGAATGGGCTTCAAGCCTCCAATCCTGATAG CATTTTCCTCGTTGACCATGCTTGGACATACCGTGTTGAACACGCCCGCCAGCAGCTGCTTCACATACCTGGTTTACTTCACAGAATGGCAAATCTCATGTGCATCGACTTTCATGGAGAGATCCCAGATGAGGGCAGTATTGAGCAAGTGTTGCAGGAAATGTGGAAATACAATCAGACCTACCAACTTTCTCAAGGG ACTGCAGAGGAGAAGGTTCCTGTCTGGTATGTTATGGATGAATTTGGATCGCGCATTCAGCATTCAGATCAGCCTAGCTTTGCAACAGCACCACTATTCTATATGCCTCAACAAATTGCTTACACTGTTCTCTGGCCCTTGAGAGATCTTGAAACTGGTG ATGAAGTGACTCGTGATTATGCTTATGGGGAAACAGATCGCTTGATCAGGAAGTGTGTTTTGTTACCATGGGTGCCTGCTGGGGTATTGGATGTCAACTGTTTTACCCCAGAGCCATCGGATGAGCATTACCAG GCtattttagcagaaaataaGGAGAAACTGCCTATAGCAATAAACCCACCAGTTTATGACAAAGACAAAGTTTTCAA GGTTTTCACAGACATTCAGCAAGTCCTCAACAGCCTAACACATCCCCGCTTTGTGTTCACAGACAACGAGAGAGAAGCAGACATCCTCTACAACTTCTCACACTTCAAGGATTACAG GAAGCTGAGTGAGGAAAGACCTGAAGTAATGCTGAATCAGTTCCCATGTGAGAACCTCCTGACTGTCAAAGACTGCCTGGCATCCATATCTAGACGAGCTGGAGGACCAGATGGGCCAAGATGGTTGCCTCGTACTTTTAATCTCCAAACAGAATTGCCGCAGTTCATCTGTTACTTTCAGCAACGTGAAAGAAG AGGAGAAGACAATCACTGGATATGCAAACCATGGAACTTGGCCAGAAGCCTGGACATCCACATCACCAACAGCCTTAACAATATCATCAGGCATAGGGAAAGCAGCCCAAAG GTAGTGTGCAAATATATTGAAAATCCAGTCTTGTTTCACCGAGAAGAGGTGGGGATGGTTAAATTTGACATCCGTTATGTTGTATTGCTGCGGTCCATAAAACCACTCAAGCTATATATCTACAATGTATTTTGGCTGCGCTTTTCAAATCG GGCGTTTTCCCTTGATGACCTGGATGACTATGAGAAGCATTTCACAGTCATGAATTATGCGCCTGGTGTAACATTAAAGCAG GTACATtgtgaagaatttattcctctgtttgaaaaacagtatCCTGAATATCCATGGACAACAGTACAA gcaaatatttttaaggcatttgCTGAGTTGTTCGAAGTTGCTTCAGCTAAACCTGCACCTCTTGGCATCTGTGATTATCCATCATCAAGAGCAATATATGCAATTGACTTAATGCTTAAATGGGACACAAGCAGAGATG GGAAGAGAATTATGCAGCCTCAGATTCTGGAGGTGAACTTTAATCCTGACTGTGATAGAGCCTGCAAATACCACCCTACCTTTTTTAATGATGTGTTCAGCACCCTATTTCTGGATGAAACAAAAAACTGCCATGTGACACGTATTGTCTAG